The Bradyrhizobium ottawaense genome window below encodes:
- a CDS encoding methyl-accepting chemotaxis protein, producing the protein MLNRLTVSTLLKAVILSTAFIVVIGFSISAWSSWGRLQQANRIVAVSAASAEVFKAMANIRADRSTSSRQLTSDVAVDKNIEKYIRELRAALMPALALTLELLPTTDIVQREAFLADLGKLNKTLLAAQAEFWTEVVKPKAERRAGLAKEYVATEDALMAQLEKLSGALAASVNHQDATIDQLLSIKQMAWLLRNTAGESSQIVGNALNAGKIAPEVQLTYTKLVGGTDTAWTAIELAASGMPLPPALAAAMTETKSTYFDPQYAATRDGVITTVAKGEKPSMTANQWSPYSVPRMMTAVRLADAALQAAKDHSAAQRAAAVQLLIVNTALLVAAIVLTGAAMLAVSRRVITPLHRIRDAMLRVAGGDLTVDSGYLDRRDEIGSLAGALETFKQQAIDKQKIEEQERERNAGAAARQRAMEAYVGEFEGVVHKSLGELSEASGEMRKTSGDLSTVSRQTNERAEIAGKASNDASTSVESVAAAAEELSASINDISQQAAHAAGIASRAVNQARETDSTVQGLAQSAGRIGEVVGLINTIAAQTNLLALNATIEAARAGEAGRGFAVVASEVKSLASQTAKATEEISEQIADIQKVAGDAINAIQAIGGIIGEVNEVATAIAAAVQEQGAATQEITRSTQYAAQGTKNVSDNITGVKADADTAAGAAENVKQASEMLETQSRQLGHQVSDFLGKIRAA; encoded by the coding sequence ATGCTCAATCGCTTGACCGTATCCACGCTGTTGAAGGCGGTAATCCTCTCCACCGCATTCATCGTCGTCATCGGCTTCTCGATCAGCGCATGGAGCTCATGGGGCCGTCTTCAACAGGCCAACCGGATCGTCGCGGTTTCGGCCGCCTCGGCCGAAGTGTTCAAGGCGATGGCCAACATTCGGGCCGACCGCTCGACCAGCAGCCGCCAGCTCACTTCCGATGTCGCGGTGGACAAGAACATCGAGAAGTACATCCGCGAGCTGCGCGCGGCGCTGATGCCGGCGCTGGCCCTCACGCTTGAGCTCCTGCCCACGACCGACATCGTCCAGCGCGAGGCGTTCCTCGCCGATCTCGGCAAGCTGAACAAGACGCTGCTGGCCGCACAGGCCGAGTTCTGGACCGAGGTCGTCAAGCCCAAGGCCGAGCGCCGCGCAGGCCTCGCCAAGGAATATGTCGCGACCGAGGACGCGCTGATGGCGCAGCTCGAAAAACTCTCGGGCGCGCTCGCGGCGAGCGTCAACCACCAGGACGCGACCATCGACCAGCTCCTGTCCATCAAGCAGATGGCCTGGCTGCTCCGCAACACGGCCGGCGAGTCCTCGCAGATCGTCGGCAATGCACTCAACGCCGGCAAGATCGCGCCCGAGGTGCAGCTCACCTACACCAAATTGGTGGGCGGCACCGACACCGCCTGGACCGCGATCGAGCTCGCCGCATCCGGCATGCCATTGCCGCCGGCGCTGGCGGCGGCGATGACCGAGACCAAGTCGACCTATTTCGATCCGCAATACGCCGCCACGCGCGACGGCGTCATCACGACGGTCGCCAAGGGCGAGAAGCCGTCGATGACCGCCAACCAGTGGAGTCCCTATTCGGTGCCCCGCATGATGACCGCGGTGAGGCTCGCCGACGCCGCGCTGCAGGCCGCCAAGGATCACTCCGCCGCGCAGCGGGCGGCCGCAGTGCAGTTGCTGATCGTCAACACCGCCCTGCTCGTCGCCGCGATCGTCCTGACCGGTGCCGCCATGCTGGCCGTCAGCCGCCGCGTGATCACGCCGCTGCACCGGATTCGCGATGCCATGCTGAGGGTCGCCGGCGGCGACCTCACCGTCGACAGCGGCTATCTCGACCGACGCGACGAGATCGGCTCGCTCGCCGGCGCACTGGAGACCTTCAAGCAGCAGGCCATCGACAAGCAGAAGATCGAAGAGCAGGAACGCGAGCGCAACGCCGGTGCCGCCGCGCGACAGCGCGCGATGGAAGCCTATGTCGGCGAGTTCGAAGGCGTGGTGCACAAGTCGCTGGGCGAGCTGAGCGAGGCGTCCGGCGAAATGCGCAAGACCTCGGGCGACCTCTCCACGGTGTCACGCCAGACCAATGAACGCGCCGAGATCGCAGGCAAGGCCTCGAACGACGCATCGACCAGCGTCGAGAGCGTCGCGGCAGCCGCCGAGGAGCTCAGCGCATCCATCAACGACATCAGCCAGCAGGCCGCGCATGCCGCAGGCATCGCCAGCCGCGCCGTCAACCAGGCACGCGAGACCGACAGCACCGTCCAGGGGCTCGCGCAGTCGGCGGGGCGCATCGGCGAGGTCGTCGGTCTCATCAACACCATCGCGGCACAGACCAACCTGCTGGCCCTGAACGCCACGATCGAGGCGGCACGCGCCGGGGAAGCCGGCCGCGGCTTTGCGGTCGTGGCCTCCGAGGTGAAGTCGTTGGCGAGCCAGACCGCCAAGGCGACCGAAGAGATCTCCGAGCAGATCGCCGACATCCAGAAGGTCGCGGGCGATGCCATCAATGCGATCCAGGCCATCGGCGGCATCATCGGCGAAGTCAACGAGGTCGCGACCGCGATCGCCGCCGCCGTCCAGGAGCAGGGCGCGGCCACTCAGGAGATCACCCGCAGCACGCAATATGCGGCGCAGGGCACCAAGAACGTCTCGGACAACATCACCGGCGTGAAAGCCGACGCCGACACCGCAGCCGGTGCCGCGGAGAACGTCAAGCAGGCCTCCGAGATGCTGGAAACCCAGAGCCGCCAGCTCGGCCATCAGGTCAGCGACTTCCTCGGCAAGATCCGCGCGGCGTAA
- a CDS encoding Thivi_2564 family membrane protein has translation MLVGVLVTFLVVILVLYLINMLPMDGRAKQIARVVVIIIGIVSLLKYLAVF, from the coding sequence ATGCTGGTGGGCGTACTCGTCACTTTTCTCGTCGTTATTCTCGTCCTTTATCTCATCAACATGCTGCCGATGGACGGCCGCGCCAAGCAGATCGCGCGCGTGGTCGTCATCATCATCGGCATCGTCTCGCTGCTGAAATATCTCGCGGTGTTCTAG
- a CDS encoding methyl-accepting chemotaxis protein: protein MLNRLTVSTLLKAVIAITSACVVLALSLTAYESWDRLKTANRISQTADASADLFKAMHSLRTDRSTTTRLLNSAEPMDAEIEKYLRAIRDTEMPAMARALELLPVMDFPQSGTLVPELARLHKLLTEEQKQFWADMAKPRDQRRAGLPKEYMETTGGLLETLDKLSNVLAATVNHQDAVIDQLLSIKQNAWLLRNTAGEASLVVSTGLAAGKITPEARNNYTQHVGGTSAMWKALELSASGMQLPPALVSAMAAAKTAYFEPQYLTLRDRLADTLVKGEKAEMTANQWSPLTVGRLSSAVTVAEAALDAAKVHTLEQRGAAQRALIVQLGLLGLAIGLAVGAVMLVSRRVIHPLNTIRDAMLKVAGGDLAVDSGYLDRQDEIGALAGALEAFKQQATDKLKIEEQERERNAGASARQRAVEAYVGEFEGAVRKTLGELGEASGEMRKTSGDLSAVSRQTNDRVQVAGKASNDASMSVDSVAAAAEELSASINDISQQAAHAAGIAGRAVTQARETDGTVQGLAKSAGRIGEVVGLINTIAAQTNLLALNATIEAARAGEAGRGFAVVASEVKSLASQTAKATEEISEQIADIQKVAGDAINAIQTIGGIIGEVNEVATAIAAAVQEQGAATQEITRSTQFAAQGTKNVSDNITGVKADADAAAAAADNVKQASEMLESQSRQLGHEVSDFLGKIRAA from the coding sequence ATGCTGAATCGTCTGACCGTATCCACGCTGCTGAAGGCGGTGATCGCGATCACGTCGGCCTGCGTGGTGCTCGCGCTCTCGCTCACCGCCTACGAATCCTGGGATCGCCTCAAGACCGCCAACCGGATCTCGCAGACCGCCGACGCATCCGCCGATTTGTTCAAGGCGATGCACAGCCTGCGCACCGACCGATCGACCACGACGCGGCTCCTCAACTCGGCCGAACCGATGGATGCCGAGATCGAGAAATATCTGCGCGCGATCCGGGACACCGAGATGCCGGCAATGGCACGCGCGCTGGAGCTGCTGCCGGTCATGGACTTCCCGCAATCGGGCACGCTGGTGCCGGAGCTTGCGCGCCTCCACAAGTTGCTGACCGAAGAGCAGAAACAGTTCTGGGCGGATATGGCCAAGCCCAGGGATCAGCGCCGCGCCGGCCTGCCGAAGGAATATATGGAGACGACGGGCGGCCTGCTCGAAACGCTCGACAAGCTGTCGAACGTCCTGGCCGCCACCGTCAATCACCAGGACGCCGTGATCGACCAGCTGCTGTCGATCAAGCAGAACGCCTGGCTGCTCCGCAACACCGCGGGCGAAGCTTCCCTGGTCGTCTCGACCGGTCTTGCCGCCGGCAAGATCACACCGGAAGCCCGCAACAACTACACCCAGCATGTCGGCGGCACGTCGGCGATGTGGAAGGCGCTCGAATTGTCAGCCTCGGGCATGCAGTTGCCGCCCGCGCTCGTCTCCGCCATGGCCGCGGCCAAGACCGCCTATTTCGAGCCGCAATATCTGACCCTGCGGGACCGCCTCGCTGACACTTTGGTCAAGGGCGAGAAGGCCGAGATGACCGCCAACCAGTGGAGCCCGCTCACGGTCGGCCGCCTTTCCAGCGCTGTCACCGTGGCGGAAGCCGCCCTTGACGCCGCCAAGGTCCATACGCTGGAGCAGCGCGGCGCCGCGCAGCGCGCGCTGATCGTGCAGCTTGGATTGCTGGGGCTCGCCATCGGCCTTGCCGTCGGCGCGGTCATGCTCGTGAGCCGCCGCGTGATCCATCCGCTCAACACCATCCGCGACGCCATGCTGAAGGTCGCCGGCGGCGACCTTGCCGTCGACAGCGGCTATCTCGATCGTCAGGACGAGATCGGCGCACTGGCCGGCGCGCTGGAGGCCTTCAAGCAGCAGGCCACCGACAAGCTCAAGATCGAAGAGCAGGAGCGCGAGCGCAATGCGGGCGCTTCCGCACGCCAGCGCGCCGTTGAAGCCTATGTCGGCGAGTTCGAGGGCGCGGTGCGCAAGACGCTGGGCGAATTGGGCGAGGCGTCCGGCGAGATGCGCAAGACCTCGGGCGACCTCTCCGCCGTGTCGCGCCAGACCAACGATCGCGTCCAGGTCGCCGGCAAGGCCTCCAACGACGCCTCCATGAGCGTCGACAGCGTCGCCGCCGCCGCCGAGGAGCTCTCGGCCTCGATCAACGACATCAGCCAGCAGGCCGCGCATGCCGCAGGCATCGCCGGTCGCGCCGTCACGCAGGCGCGCGAAACCGACGGCACCGTGCAGGGCCTGGCGAAGTCGGCGGGGCGCATCGGCGAGGTCGTCGGTCTCATCAACACCATCGCGGCGCAGACCAATCTGCTCGCGCTCAACGCCACCATCGAAGCGGCGCGCGCCGGCGAAGCCGGCCGCGGCTTTGCCGTGGTCGCCTCCGAGGTGAAGTCGCTGGCAAGCCAGACCGCGAAGGCGACCGAGGAGATCTCCGAGCAGATCGCCGACATCCAGAAAGTCGCGGGCGACGCCATCAACGCGATCCAGACCATCGGCGGCATCATCGGCGAAGTGAACGAAGTGGCGACCGCCATTGCCGCCGCCGTGCAGGAGCAGGGTGCGGCGACGCAGGAGATCACCCGCAGCACGCAATTCGCGGCGCAGGGCACCAAGAACGTCTCGGACAACATCACCGGCGTCAAAGCCGATGCGGACGCTGCCGCCGCAGCCGCCGACAATGTGAAGCAGGCCTCCGAGATGCTGGAGAGCCAGAGCCGCCAGCTCGGCCATGAGGTCAGCGACTTCCTCGGCAAGATCCGCGCGGCGTAG
- a CDS encoding CHASE domain-containing protein — MVRLGFIIGFIALLGALLSGLAAYRVHDQELALDRIALARAIDVHASLVQDRLTERELLARVASGLFRTPSVIKPNMLEPLRSAIYAFKTDFVVAGWIARLKPNELTAAQAAIGGAGFPNPKIRTFDDKPINPAEITQPIDVLLDLEPRSDETKALPGRSYDQDQVRSAMLTRARLEKRSVASDPIPLLRGNGPVGIIVAAPVIPEGATEPAGFVTFSYELASLMLTNDDMSLFSVALRDPRKEGGELVANDQGIVSTRMTTTDGPTPSATRTVSFGGRDWQLGYYAKTNSARRAEQTAIIVAAIGFAITAMVCGLFGYVAYNNLRLSREIQVRIGFERRLTAVIDELNHRVKNILAVIQSIVTRTLRHGSDIDVARELLIGRIHAMSNVVSLLSESQWQGVKLKGLFEARAIPHADRIAVTGPDIAVSARAAQSLSLLFFELASHSDEGLSLVGKHPHITASWTVTGEGAGEVFHFRWEELNTSEATRRPDSDFGLILLDRVAPEALGGTAKRYFTDASYVYELTAPMETVVDMTERDRTDKISAPVRSAR, encoded by the coding sequence GTGGTCCGGCTGGGTTTCATCATCGGTTTCATCGCTCTGCTCGGAGCCTTGCTCTCCGGGCTTGCGGCCTATCGCGTCCACGACCAGGAGCTGGCGCTGGATCGTATCGCGCTCGCGCGCGCGATCGACGTTCATGCCAGCCTGGTGCAGGACCGGCTCACTGAGCGCGAGCTGCTCGCACGTGTCGCCTCAGGCCTGTTCCGCACACCATCAGTGATCAAGCCGAACATGCTGGAGCCGCTGCGCTCGGCCATTTACGCCTTCAAGACCGATTTCGTGGTGGCCGGCTGGATCGCCCGGCTGAAGCCGAACGAGCTTACGGCGGCGCAGGCTGCCATTGGAGGCGCCGGCTTCCCCAATCCAAAGATCCGCACCTTTGACGACAAGCCGATCAATCCGGCCGAGATCACCCAGCCGATCGACGTGCTGTTGGATCTCGAGCCGCGCAGCGACGAGACCAAGGCTCTGCCTGGCCGTAGTTACGACCAGGATCAGGTTCGCAGCGCCATGTTGACACGGGCCCGGCTCGAGAAGCGGTCGGTGGCCTCGGACCCGATTCCGCTGTTGCGCGGCAACGGGCCGGTCGGGATCATCGTGGCAGCTCCCGTCATCCCCGAGGGTGCGACCGAGCCGGCCGGGTTCGTCACGTTTTCCTACGAACTCGCCTCGCTGATGCTGACCAATGACGACATGTCGTTGTTCTCGGTCGCGCTCAGGGACCCGCGCAAGGAAGGTGGCGAGCTCGTCGCCAACGATCAGGGAATCGTCTCCACCCGCATGACGACGACGGACGGGCCGACGCCATCGGCGACGCGCACGGTGAGCTTCGGCGGCCGTGACTGGCAGCTGGGTTATTACGCGAAGACCAACTCGGCGCGTCGCGCCGAGCAGACCGCGATCATCGTGGCGGCGATCGGCTTTGCGATCACTGCGATGGTGTGCGGCCTGTTTGGCTATGTCGCCTACAACAACTTAAGGCTCAGCCGGGAAATCCAGGTCAGAATCGGCTTCGAGCGCCGGCTGACCGCGGTGATCGACGAGCTCAACCACCGGGTCAAGAATATCCTCGCGGTGATCCAGTCTATCGTGACGCGCACCTTGCGTCACGGCTCGGACATCGACGTCGCCCGCGAGCTCCTGATCGGGCGCATCCACGCCATGTCCAACGTGGTCTCGCTGCTCAGCGAGAGCCAGTGGCAGGGCGTCAAGCTGAAGGGCCTGTTCGAGGCGCGCGCCATCCCGCATGCCGACCGCATTGCCGTCACGGGTCCTGATATCGCGGTCAGCGCGCGCGCGGCGCAGAGCCTCTCGCTGCTGTTCTTCGAACTTGCCTCGCATTCCGACGAGGGCCTGTCGCTGGTCGGAAAGCATCCGCACATCACCGCTAGCTGGACCGTGACGGGCGAGGGGGCGGGCGAGGTCTTCCATTTCCGCTGGGAGGAGCTCAACACCAGCGAGGCGACCCGCCGCCCCGATTCCGATTTCGGCCTGATCCTGCTCGACCGTGTCGCCCCCGAGGCTCTCGGCGGCACCGCCAAGCGCTATTTCACCGACGCCTCCTATGTCTACGAGCTGACCGCGCCGATGGAGACGGTGGTCGACATGACCGAGCGCGACCGCACGGACAAGATCTCCGCACCGGTGAGGTCTGCGCGATAG
- a CDS encoding L,D-transpeptidase, translating into MTKFSAVRRSFSPRVVTAFAFATALLAVPFAGASAQTYGYAPMQPQAYPQDQGYAQGYVNEAPQRQAADEDAQLPDRLRKQIVGFDRSEPAGTIVIDTNNTYLYYVLGNGRAIRYGVGVGREGFTWSGVQSVSRKAEWPDWHPPAEMIARQPYLPRFVAGGPGNPLGARAMYLGSSEYRIHGTNDPSTIGKFVSSGCIRMTNEDVTDLFGRVNVGAKVVVLPKNAPLMAKGGDPARKRPAVTAMPSGRQALNIATSAVN; encoded by the coding sequence ATGACAAAGTTCTCTGCAGTCCGTCGCAGCTTCTCGCCGCGCGTCGTCACCGCCTTCGCCTTCGCGACCGCTCTGCTGGCGGTGCCGTTCGCTGGCGCGAGCGCGCAGACCTACGGCTATGCGCCGATGCAGCCGCAGGCGTATCCGCAGGACCAGGGTTACGCGCAGGGCTATGTGAACGAAGCGCCGCAGCGGCAGGCGGCGGACGAGGATGCCCAGCTGCCCGATCGCCTGCGCAAGCAGATCGTCGGCTTCGACCGCAGCGAGCCGGCCGGCACCATCGTCATCGATACCAACAACACCTATCTCTATTACGTGCTCGGCAATGGTCGTGCGATCCGTTACGGCGTCGGCGTCGGCCGCGAAGGCTTCACCTGGTCCGGCGTGCAGAGCGTCAGCCGCAAGGCGGAATGGCCGGACTGGCATCCGCCGGCCGAGATGATTGCGCGCCAGCCCTATCTGCCGCGCTTCGTCGCCGGCGGTCCCGGCAACCCGCTCGGGGCGCGTGCGATGTATCTCGGCTCCAGCGAATACCGCATCCACGGCACCAACGATCCCTCCACGATCGGCAAGTTCGTCTCCTCCGGCTGCATCCGCATGACCAACGAGGACGTCACCGACCTGTTCGGCCGCGTTAATGTCGGCGCCAAGGTCGTGGTGCTGCCGAAGAACGCGCCGCTGATGGCCAAGGGCGGCGACCCCGCGCGCAAGCGTCCAGCCGTGACGGCGATGCCGTCGGGCCGGCAGGCGCTGAACATCGCGACGTCGGCCGTGAACTAG
- a CDS encoding AI-2E family transporter produces MRVLPSERLTPGNSEGSPLPDSHIELPPVIRHTEFVAFALAGLLLIAIVTVLYVGKAFFLPVVMAFVTGTMLSPAASFLERSKVPRGLGAVLIVVAVTTVVAFVVALIASPAMEWSTRLPELGAQLKDKLHVFDRPLALWRELQAMVGGSEGLPNFQMPKFDWVQPTLEFLSPTFTEFLLFFVTLILFIASWRDLRRALIMTFSDRDARLRTLRILNEIEVHLGNYLLTVTLINIGVGVATGLVCALTGMPNPAGLGALAATLNFIPIIGPIAMFAVLIVVGLVAFPTISGGLMAALAFGGLTFLEGHFVTPMIIGRRLALNALAVLLALAFWTWLWGPMGAFLSSPLLIVALILKEHLLPADAPQLPQD; encoded by the coding sequence GTGCGCGTCCTTCCCAGTGAACGTCTGACTCCCGGCAACAGCGAAGGCAGTCCGCTTCCCGACAGCCATATCGAGCTGCCGCCGGTGATCCGTCACACCGAGTTCGTTGCCTTCGCGCTTGCCGGCCTCTTGCTGATCGCCATCGTCACCGTGCTCTATGTCGGCAAGGCGTTCTTCCTGCCGGTCGTGATGGCCTTCGTCACCGGCACCATGCTGTCGCCGGCCGCCAGCTTTCTCGAACGGAGCAAGGTCCCGCGCGGGCTCGGCGCCGTCCTGATCGTGGTCGCGGTGACCACGGTGGTGGCCTTCGTGGTGGCGCTGATCGCCTCCCCCGCGATGGAATGGAGCACGCGCCTGCCGGAGCTCGGCGCGCAATTGAAGGACAAGCTGCACGTGTTCGACCGACCGCTCGCGCTGTGGCGCGAGCTGCAGGCCATGGTCGGCGGCTCGGAAGGACTGCCGAACTTCCAGATGCCGAAATTCGATTGGGTGCAGCCGACGCTGGAATTCCTGTCACCGACCTTTACCGAATTCCTGCTGTTCTTCGTCACCCTGATCCTGTTCATCGCAAGCTGGCGCGACCTGCGCCGGGCGCTGATCATGACCTTCAGCGACCGCGACGCCCGGCTGCGCACGCTTCGGATCCTCAACGAGATCGAGGTCCATCTCGGCAACTACCTCTTGACCGTCACGCTCATCAATATTGGGGTCGGCGTCGCCACCGGCCTCGTCTGTGCGCTCACCGGCATGCCCAATCCGGCCGGGCTCGGCGCGCTCGCCGCAACCCTCAACTTCATCCCGATCATCGGGCCGATCGCGATGTTCGCCGTTCTGATCGTGGTGGGGCTGGTCGCCTTCCCGACCATCAGCGGCGGCCTGATGGCGGCGCTCGCCTTCGGCGGCCTCACCTTCCTGGAGGGGCACTTCGTCACGCCCATGATCATCGGGCGGCGGCTGGCGCTGAACGCGCTCGCCGTGCTGCTGGCGCTCGCGTTCTGGACCTGGCTGTGGGGACCGATGGGCGCCTTCCTGTCGTCGCCGCTCCTGATCGTCGCGCTGATCCTGAAGGAGCATCTGTTGCCGGCGGATGCGCCGCAGCTGCCGCAGGATTGA
- a CDS encoding OpgC domain-containing protein: protein MKPSVKANLAAFHHDARLYLTLGIANWSVFVDHIPNNVVNLLTLRNFGFSGAADLFVFVVGYGVAIIHGRMALERGYLVAATRIFRRVWRLYAAYVVLFVIYIDTIAYVASQSMAPEIIHEYNISGILEHPLRILVRGLVLQEEPLNLDLLQLMIPLMAFFPFALWGLLRWPNLTLAASVALYLAARWFDWNFRVYPDQEWTFNPLCWQMLMVLGGWFAVTGAPGRALRDMPWLRILAGTYLVFAMAITLLRHSPAMSAYLPDLLLDSIAPTDKENLAPYRVIHFLALALLATHLIPANHPGLQLKPLQAVIRCGEEWLAVFCVGVFLSFAGHLILITSANLVAMQIVVSLAGFAAMTAVAYYVAWSRWQDLPTALRQQA from the coding sequence ATGAAACCGTCCGTTAAGGCGAACCTCGCCGCATTCCATCACGACGCCAGGCTTTATCTGACGCTCGGTATCGCCAACTGGTCGGTTTTCGTCGACCATATCCCGAACAACGTCGTCAACCTGCTGACGCTGCGCAATTTCGGCTTCAGCGGCGCGGCTGACCTGTTCGTGTTCGTCGTCGGCTATGGCGTCGCCATCATCCACGGCCGGATGGCGCTTGAACGGGGCTACCTCGTGGCGGCGACGCGCATCTTCCGCCGCGTCTGGCGGCTCTACGCCGCCTATGTCGTGCTGTTCGTGATCTACATCGACACCATCGCCTATGTCGCCTCGCAGTCGATGGCGCCGGAGATCATCCACGAATACAATATCTCGGGCATTCTCGAGCACCCGCTGCGGATCCTGGTCCGCGGCCTCGTGCTCCAGGAGGAGCCGCTGAACCTCGACCTCCTGCAATTGATGATCCCGCTGATGGCCTTTTTTCCGTTCGCGCTGTGGGGTCTGTTGCGGTGGCCGAACCTGACCCTGGCGGCATCGGTCGCGCTGTATCTTGCCGCACGCTGGTTCGACTGGAATTTTCGGGTCTATCCGGACCAGGAATGGACCTTCAATCCGCTCTGCTGGCAGATGCTGATGGTGCTCGGGGGCTGGTTCGCCGTGACAGGCGCGCCCGGGCGCGCGCTACGCGACATGCCCTGGCTGCGGATTCTCGCCGGCACCTATCTCGTATTCGCGATGGCCATCACCTTGCTGCGCCATTCGCCGGCAATGTCGGCTTACCTGCCGGACCTGCTCCTCGACAGCATCGCGCCGACCGACAAGGAAAACCTGGCGCCCTATCGCGTGATTCACTTCCTCGCGCTCGCCTTGCTGGCGACCCATCTCATTCCGGCCAATCATCCCGGCCTGCAATTGAAGCCGCTGCAGGCGGTCATCCGATGTGGCGAGGAATGGCTCGCCGTGTTCTGCGTCGGGGTGTTCCTGTCGTTTGCGGGCCATCTCATCCTGATCACCAGCGCCAATCTGGTGGCGATGCAGATCGTGGTGAGCCTCGCCGGCTTCGCCGCGATGACCGCGGTGGCCTACTACGTCGCCTGGTCGAGGTGGCAGGATCTCCCCACGGCCTTGCGGCAGCAGGCCTAG
- a CDS encoding DUF2865 domain-containing protein, with product MSRRLIGKVAGGTAIMVVVSAGLAFAPSAHAEDFFSALFGAFGARPPQIRTPFPGDDMPRYDAPRQRAAYGGGTAYCVRGCDGRYFPAQGNDAESKAQSCKSFCPASETSLVYGSNIDDATAENGKPYSDLPNAFRYRNEIVAGCTCNGKDPAGLASVKVEDDPTLRKGDIVAGADGLVVASRNANDRRGVAMNFSPLPASVRAKFRQVPVVAKE from the coding sequence ATGAGCAGACGCCTGATTGGCAAAGTGGCTGGCGGTACGGCGATCATGGTCGTTGTCTCCGCCGGTCTGGCATTCGCACCGTCGGCGCATGCGGAAGATTTCTTCTCGGCGCTGTTCGGTGCGTTCGGAGCGCGGCCTCCACAGATCCGGACACCGTTCCCTGGCGATGACATGCCACGCTACGACGCCCCTCGCCAACGCGCGGCCTATGGCGGCGGCACGGCCTATTGCGTGCGCGGCTGCGACGGCCGCTACTTCCCGGCGCAAGGCAATGATGCCGAGAGCAAGGCGCAATCCTGCAAGAGCTTCTGCCCGGCTTCCGAGACGTCGCTGGTCTATGGCAGCAATATCGACGACGCCACGGCTGAGAATGGAAAGCCCTATTCCGACCTGCCGAACGCGTTCCGCTACCGCAACGAGATCGTCGCGGGCTGCACCTGCAACGGCAAGGATCCGGCCGGGCTCGCATCGGTCAAGGTCGAGGACGATCCCACGCTGCGCAAGGGCGATATCGTCGCCGGCGCTGACGGCCTGGTGGTCGCCAGCCGCAACGCCAACGACCGCCGCGGCGTCGCGATGAATTTTTCGCCGCTGCCGGCATCGGTGCGCGCCAAATTCCGCCAGGTGCCTGTGGTGGCGAAGGAGTAG
- a CDS encoding TetR/AcrR family transcriptional regulator, translating to MAKSGGEETGSTPRRGRPRSIETSNAILESAYALMASTGLAATTIDAVARHSSVSKMTIYKWWPSREALLIDAFLQHAAQMLPLPPEGSGNPAARARRHAAAYAEALQGEFGKVQLAVISECISKTGSAELFYARYLQFRRDALVEMIAAGQNDGSILAEGPAEDLYDAIYGGLFYRYVFGIAPITPAYARNLVDLVLRPKG from the coding sequence ATGGCGAAAAGCGGGGGGGAAGAGACCGGGAGCACGCCCCGGCGCGGCCGGCCTCGGTCGATCGAGACCAGCAACGCCATTCTCGAAAGCGCCTATGCGCTGATGGCTTCCACCGGCCTTGCCGCCACCACCATCGACGCGGTCGCCCGCCACTCCAGCGTCTCCAAGATGACGATCTACAAATGGTGGCCGTCCCGCGAGGCGCTCTTGATCGACGCCTTTCTTCAACATGCCGCGCAGATGCTGCCGCTGCCTCCGGAGGGCTCCGGCAACCCCGCGGCGCGCGCCCGCCGCCATGCCGCAGCCTACGCCGAGGCGCTCCAGGGCGAGTTCGGCAAGGTCCAGCTCGCGGTGATCTCCGAATGCATTTCCAAAACCGGCTCGGCCGAGCTGTTCTATGCCCGCTATCTGCAATTCCGTCGCGACGCGCTGGTCGAGATGATTGCCGCGGGCCAGAACGACGGCAGCATCCTGGCCGAAGGGCCGGCTGAGGATCTTTACGACGCGATCTATGGCGGCCTGTTCTATCGCTACGTCTTCGGCATCGCGCCAATCACGCCGGCCTATGCCCGCAATCTGGTCGACCTGGTGTTGAGGCCCAAGGGCTAA
- a CDS encoding DUF883 family protein: MSTTNAEAGMKDWTDKATRERLEKDVAAVKSDIAALTDQITDALNTFANSTSKQARRGYRQARENMDTALDDVSERGSAMMGAAQEAYGSIEETLEDAITQRPLATVGLALGIGFLIGAAWRR, from the coding sequence ATGTCCACGACCAATGCCGAAGCCGGGATGAAGGACTGGACCGACAAAGCCACCCGAGAACGCCTCGAGAAGGATGTAGCAGCCGTGAAAAGCGATATCGCCGCCCTCACCGACCAGATCACCGACGCGCTCAATACCTTTGCCAATTCCACCAGCAAGCAGGCTCGCCGCGGCTATCGCCAGGCGCGCGAAAACATGGATACCGCGCTCGACGACGTGTCGGAGCGCGGCAGTGCAATGATGGGCGCGGCCCAGGAAGCCTACGGCTCGATCGAGGAGACGCTCGAAGACGCGATCACGCAGCGGCCGCTTGCGACCGTCGGACTCGCGCTCGGCATCGGCTTCCTGATCGGTGCCGCCTGGCGCCGGTAA